Below is a genomic region from Pseudomonas extremaustralis.
AATCGAGCCTGGGGCTGTTCGGGCCCTGGCCGCAGTTCGAGGCGCGCTTGCGGCAGGAACTGACCGAGCTGGGGTTTCGTCACCGTATCGTCGCCGCGCCGAATCCGGCGGCGGCGCGGGTGTTGGCCAATCTCCACGATGGTCTGGCCGTCGGCGATGAGGCGTTGCCGCACGCCCTGGCGCCGCTGCCCATCGACCGCGCCGGCCTCGACCCGGCGGCCGCCACGGCCTTGTCGCGCATGGGCCTGCGCACCCTGGCCCAGGTGCAGGCGCTGCCCCGGCACACCCTGGCGCGGCGCTTTGATGCCAGCCTGCTCAAGCACCTGGATGCGCTGACCGGACAGCGGCCCTTGGCCCTGGCGTTCTATCAGCCGCCGGATCGCTTCGATGTGCGCATCGAGTTGAATTTCGACGTGCAATCCCATCAGGCTCTGCTGTTTCCCCTGCGTCGCTTGACCGCTGATCTGTCGGCGTTCCTCTGCGGCCGCGACAGTGGCGTGCAGCGTTTCGACCTGCACCTGGAACACGCCCAGGCGCCCGACAGTGTGATCAAGGTCGGCCTGCTCAGCGCCGAGCGCGAACCGGCGATGCTGTTCGAACTGGCCCGTGGGCGCCTGGAGCAAGTGCAAGTGAGCGCGCCGGTGCGCGGCTTTCGCCTGGTGGCCGAGGATTTGCCGGTGTTCGTGCCGCAGCGCCAGGACCTGTTCGACAACCGTCCGCAACAGACGCTGCCGTGGGAACAACTGCGCGAACGCCTGCGCGCCCGCCTGGGCGATGAGGCCGTGCAAGGCCTGCGTTTTCACGCCGACCACCGCCCCGAATGCGCCTGGCAAGCGGCGACCGATAAACACCCGTGCCCGACCTTGAACAAGGTGCAACGCCCTGGCTGGTTGCTCGATGAACCGACGTTGCTGGACGAGCAGGGCGTGCAGATCCTCATGGGCCCGGAACGCATCGAATCCGGCTGGTGGGACGGCGCGGATATCCGCCGCGATTACTACCTGATCCAGACCCGCGCCGGCCAGCAAGGCTGGGCCTTTCGCAGCGTGGGGCAAAGCGATGGACTGTGGCTGCAAGGCTGGTTCGCATGAACGCCCAAGCCCCCTGTAGGCGCGAGCTTGCTCGCGAAAAACCCCAGGGCACCGGGTTTATCCAGGTTTTGCCCGTCATCGTTGACGGTCTTCGCGAGCAAGCTCGCTCCTACGGGGGGGCGTGGTTGTGAGTTATGCCGAGTTGCATTGCTTGTCCAATTTCAGTTTCCAGCGCGGGGCCTCCAGTGCGCTGGAGTTGTTCGAGCGCGCCAAACGCCAAGGCTACAGCGCCCTGGCGATCACCGACGAATGCACCTTGGCCGGCATCGTGCGAGCCTGGCAGGCGGCGAAGGCGGTGGAGTTGCCGCTGATCATCGGCAGCGAGATGCGCATCGAAAACGGCCCGAAACTGGTGTTGCTGGTGCAGGACCTCAGCGGCTACCAGCACCTGTGCCGGCTGATCACCCTGGCTCGGCGCCGCGCCGAAAAAGGCAGTTATCGCCTGCTGCCAGAAGACTTCGAGCAACCGCTGCCCGGCCTGCTGGCGCTGTGGGTCGCCGCAGACAGCGACACCCAGGCCTCGATCGACTGGCTGCGCCGTACCTTCGCCGAGCGCCTGTGGCTGGCGGTGCACCTGCATTGCGGCCAGGACGATGGGCGTCATCTGGAGCAACGCCTGCAACTGGCCGCCAGCCTGCAAATCCCGGCGGTGGCCTGTGGCGATGTGCACATGCATGCGCGGGGTCGGCGTGCCCTGCAAGACACCATGACCGCCATCCGCCATCACGTGCCGGTGGCCGACGCCGGCACGCGCCTGCACCCCAATGGCGAGCGCCACCTGCGCAGCCTCGACGCCCTGGCCGCGCTGTACCCGCAGGCGCTGCGCGACGAAACCCTGGCCATCGCCCAGCGCTGCACCTTCGACCTCAGCCAGTTGCGCTATCACTACCCCCGCGAACTGGTGCCCGCCGGGCATGACGCCACTTCCTGGCTACGCAGCGTCACCGAAACCGGCATCGCCCAGCGCTGGCCCCACGGCGTCGATGCCAAGACCTTGCAGCAGATCCATCACGAACTGACGTTGATCGGCGAACTGGGCTACGAAAGCTATTTCCTCACCGTGCACGACATCGTGCGCTTCGCCCGCAGCCGCGGGATTCTGTGCCAGGGCCGGGGCTCGGCAGCCAACTCGGCGGTGTGTTTTGCCCTGGGGATCACCGAGATCGACCCGAGCCTGACCAACATGCTGTTCGAGCGCTTTTTGTCCAAGGAACGCAATGAGCCGCCGGACATCGACGTGGACTTTGAACATGACCGCCGCGAAGAAGTGCTGCAGTACGTGTTCCAGCGCTACGGCCGTCACCGTGCGGCGCTGACGGCGGTGGTCAGCAGTTATCACGCCTCTGGGGCGGTGCGCGACGTGGCCAAGGCCCTGGGCCTGCCGCCGGACCAGATCAACGCCCTGGCCGACTGTTGCGGGCGCTGGAGCGACGATGCGCCGCCGCTGGAGCGGCTGCGTGAAGCCGGCTTCGACCCGCACAGCCCGATCCTGCGCCGCGTGCTGAGCCTCACCCAGCAACTGATCGGTTTCCCCCGGCACCTGTCCCAGCACCCCGGCGGTTTCGTGATTTCCGAACACCCGCTCGACACCCTGGTGCCGGTGGAAAACGCCACCATGGCCGAGCGCACCATTATCCAGTGGGACAAGGACGACCTCGACGCCGTCGGCCTGCTCAAAGTGGACATCCTCGCCCTGGGCATGCTCAGCGCGATCCGCCGCTGTTTCGACCTGCTGCGCCGCCATCGTGGTCGCGACCTGGCCCTGGCGACGATCCCCAGGGAAGACCCGGCCACCTACGCGATGATCAGCAAGGCCGACACCATCGGCGTGTTCCAGATCGAGTCGCGGGCGCAGATGTCGATGTTGCCCCGGCTCAAGCCCAGGACCTTCTACGATCTGGTGATCGAGGTGGCCATCGTGCGCCCCGGGCCGATCCAGGGCGGCATGGTGCACCCGTACCTGCGCCGGCGGAACAAAGAGGAGCCCGCCACCTATCCGTCGCCGGAACTTGAAACGGTGCTCAAGCGCACCCTGGGTATTCCGTTGTTCCAGGAGCAAGTGATGCAGATCGCTATGGTCGCCGCCGACTACAGCCCCGGCGAGGCCGACCAGTTGCGCCGTTCCATGGCCGCCTGGAAACGCCACGGTGGCCTGGAGCCCCATCAGGCGCGCCTGCGCAACGGGATGTTGAAGAACGGCTACAGCGAGGCGTTTGCCGCGCAGATCTTCGAGCAGATCAAGGGCTTTGGCAGCTATGGCTTTCCCGAGTCCCACGCGGCCAGTTTCGCCTTGCTGACCTACGCCAGTTGCTGGCTCAAATGCCATGAACCGGCGGCCTTCGCCTGTGCGCTGATCAACAGCTGGCCCATGGGGTTCTACAGCCCGGACCAGATCCTGCAGGACGCGCGGCGCCATCGCTTGCAGGTGCGCCCGGTGGATGTGCTGGCCAGCGACTGGGATTGCAGCCTGGAACCCATCGACGGTGCGCAACCGGCGATTCGCCTGGGGTTGCGTATGATCGCGGGGTTTCGCGAAGAGGATGGGCGGCGTATCGAAGTGGCGCGCCAACGCCGTATGTTCAGCGACATCGCCGAC
It encodes:
- a CDS encoding Y-family DNA polymerase, whose amino-acid sequence is MRWVCIVFPQLALDGVQRLHPDPAQPLALLAGTPQRRVLQTVNDAARALGLRSGQSLTAAHALVKTFTCAEYDPVEIERWQQFLAAWAYRFSSQVSVYYPRALLFEIESSLGLFGPWPQFEARLRQELTELGFRHRIVAAPNPAAARVLANLHDGLAVGDEALPHALAPLPIDRAGLDPAAATALSRMGLRTLAQVQALPRHTLARRFDASLLKHLDALTGQRPLALAFYQPPDRFDVRIELNFDVQSHQALLFPLRRLTADLSAFLCGRDSGVQRFDLHLEHAQAPDSVIKVGLLSAEREPAMLFELARGRLEQVQVSAPVRGFRLVAEDLPVFVPQRQDLFDNRPQQTLPWEQLRERLRARLGDEAVQGLRFHADHRPECAWQAATDKHPCPTLNKVQRPGWLLDEPTLLDEQGVQILMGPERIESGWWDGADIRRDYYLIQTRAGQQGWAFRSVGQSDGLWLQGWFA
- a CDS encoding error-prone DNA polymerase; amino-acid sequence: MSYAELHCLSNFSFQRGASSALELFERAKRQGYSALAITDECTLAGIVRAWQAAKAVELPLIIGSEMRIENGPKLVLLVQDLSGYQHLCRLITLARRRAEKGSYRLLPEDFEQPLPGLLALWVAADSDTQASIDWLRRTFAERLWLAVHLHCGQDDGRHLEQRLQLAASLQIPAVACGDVHMHARGRRALQDTMTAIRHHVPVADAGTRLHPNGERHLRSLDALAALYPQALRDETLAIAQRCTFDLSQLRYHYPRELVPAGHDATSWLRSVTETGIAQRWPHGVDAKTLQQIHHELTLIGELGYESYFLTVHDIVRFARSRGILCQGRGSAANSAVCFALGITEIDPSLTNMLFERFLSKERNEPPDIDVDFEHDRREEVLQYVFQRYGRHRAALTAVVSSYHASGAVRDVAKALGLPPDQINALADCCGRWSDDAPPLERLREAGFDPHSPILRRVLSLTQQLIGFPRHLSQHPGGFVISEHPLDTLVPVENATMAERTIIQWDKDDLDAVGLLKVDILALGMLSAIRRCFDLLRRHRGRDLALATIPREDPATYAMISKADTIGVFQIESRAQMSMLPRLKPRTFYDLVIEVAIVRPGPIQGGMVHPYLRRRNKEEPATYPSPELETVLKRTLGIPLFQEQVMQIAMVAADYSPGEADQLRRSMAAWKRHGGLEPHQARLRNGMLKNGYSEAFAAQIFEQIKGFGSYGFPESHAASFALLTYASCWLKCHEPAAFACALINSWPMGFYSPDQILQDARRHRLQVRPVDVLASDWDCSLEPIDGAQPAIRLGLRMIAGFREEDGRRIEVARQRRMFSDIADLDARAGLDARAQALLADSGALRALAGNRHQARWDVAGVHKQLGLFAGLPSPDEAAVELPAPTVGEDLHADYATVGTTLGPHPLALLRAELRKRRCRSSNELLAVAHGRPVSVAGLVTGRQRPGTASGVTFVTLEDEFGNLNVVVWRDLAERQRAVLVGSRLLKVDGRWEAVGEVRHLIAGRLTDLTPLLEGISVRSRDFH